Proteins from a single region of Symphalangus syndactylus isolate Jambi chromosome 12, NHGRI_mSymSyn1-v2.1_pri, whole genome shotgun sequence:
- the TXLNA gene encoding alpha-taxilin has product MKNQDKKNGAAKQSNPKSIPGQPEAGSEGAQERPSQAAPAAEAEGPGGSQALRKPEGAQAKTAQSGALRDVSEELSRQFEDILSTYCVDNNQGGPGEDGAQGEPAEPEDAEKSRTYVARNGEPEPTPVVNGEKEPSKGDPSTEEIRQSDEVGDRDHRRPQEKKKAKGLGKEITLLMQTLNTLSTPEEKLAALCKKYAELLEEHRNSQKQMKLLQKKQSQLVQEKDHLRGEHSKAVLARSKLESLCRELQRHNRSLKEEGVQRAREEEEKRKEVTSHFQVTLNDIQLQMEQHNERNSKLRQENMELAERLKKLIEQYELREEHIDKVFKHKDLQQQLVDAKLQQAQEMLKEAEERHQREKDFLLKEAVESQRMCELMKQQETHLKQQLALYTEKFEEFQNTLSKSSEVFTTFKQEMEKMTKKIKKLEKETTMYRSRWESSNKALLEMAEEKTVRDKELEGLQVKIQRLEKLCRALQTERNDLNKRVQDLSAGGQGSLTDSGPERRPEGPGAQAPSSPRVTEAPCYPGAPSTEASGQTGPQEPTSARA; this is encoded by the exons ATGAAGAACCAAGACAAAAAGAACGGGGCCGCCAAACAATCCAACCCAAAAAGCATCCCGGGACAACCGGAAGCGGGATCCGAGGGAGCCCAGGAGCGGCCCAGCCAGGCGGCTCCTGCAGCAGAAGCAGAAGGTCCCGGCGGCAGCCAGGCTCTTCGGAAGCCGGAGG GGGCTCAAGCCAAAACGGCGCAGTCTGGGGCCCTTCGTGATGTCTCTGAGGAGCTGAGCCGCCAATTCGAAGACATACTGAGCACATACTGTGTGGACAATAACCAGGGGGGCCCCGGCGAGGATGGGGCACAGGGTGAGCCGGCTGAACCCGAAGATGCAGAGAAGTCCCGGACATATGTGGCAAGGAATGGGGAGCCTGAACCAACTCCAGTAGTCAATGGAGAGAAGGAACCCTCCAAGGGGGATCCAAGCACAGAAGAGATCCGGCAGAGTGACGAGGTCGGAGACCGAGACCACCGAAGGccacaggagaagaaaaaagccaAGGGTTTGG GGAAGGAGATCACGTTGCTGATGCAGACACTGAATACTCTGAGTACCCCAGAGGAGAAGCTGGCTGCTCTGTGCAAGAAGTACGCTGAACTG CTGGAGGAGCACCGGAATTCACAGAAGCAGATGAAGCTCCTGCAGAAAAAGCAGAGCCAGCTGGTGCAAGAGAAGGACCACCTGCGTGGTGAGCACAGCAAGGCTGTCCTGGCGCGCAGCAAGCTTGAGAGCCTGTGCCGTGAGCTGCAGCGGCACAACCGCTCCCTCAAG GAAGAAGGTGTGCAGCGGgcccgggaggaggaggagaagcgcAAGGAGGTGACCTCGCACTTCCAGGTGACACTGAATGACATCCAGCTGCAGATGGAACAGCACAATGAGCGCAACTCCAAGCTGCGCCAAGAGAACATGGAGCTGGCCGAGAGGCTCAAGAAGCTGATTGAGCAATATGAGCTGCGAGAGGAG CATATCGACAAAGTCTTCAAACACAAGGACCTACAACAGCAGCTGGTGGATGCCAAGCTCCAGCAGGCCCAGGAGATGCTAAAGGAGGCAGAAGAGCGGCACCAGCGGGAGAAGGATTTT CTCCTGAAAGAGGCAGTAGAGTCCCAGAGGATGTGTGAGCTGATGAAGCAGCAAGAGACCCACCTGAAGCAACAG CTTGCCCTGTACACAGAGAAGTTTGAGGAGTTCCAGAACACACTTTCCAAAAGCAGCGAGGTATTCACCACATTCAAGCAGGAGATGGAAAAG ATGACTAAGAAGATCAAGAAGCTGGAGAAAGAAACTACCATGTACCGGTCCCGGTGGGAGAGCAGCAACAAGGCCTTGCTTGAGATGGCTGAGGAG AAAACAGTCCGGGATAAAGAACTGGAGGGCCTGCAGGTAAAAATCCAACGGCTGGAGAAGCTGTGCCGGGCGCTGCAGACAGAGCGCAATGACCTGAACAAGAGGGTACAGGACCTGAGTGCTGGTGGCCAGGGCTCCCTCACTGACAGTGGCCCTGAGAGGAGGCCAGAGGGGCCTGGGGCTCAAGCACCCAGCTCCCCCAGGGTCACAGAAGCGCCTTGCTACCCAGGAGCACCGAGCACAGAAGCATCAGGCCAGACTGGGCCTCAAGAGCCCACCTCCGCCAGGGCCTAG
- the CCDC28B gene encoding coiled-coil domain-containing protein 28B isoform X5, protein MDDKKKKRSPKPCLAQPAQAPGTLRRVPVPTSHSGSLALGLPHLPSPKQRAKFKRVGKEKCRPVLAGGGSGSAGTPLQHSFLTEVTDVYEMEGGLLNLLNDFHSGRLQAFGKECSFEQLEHVREMQEKLARLHFSLDVCGEEEDDEEEEDGVTEGLPEEQKKTMADRNLDQLLSNLEDLSNSMYPFQGTRLCVCVPER, encoded by the exons ATGGATGATAAAAAGAAGAAACGGAGTCCCAAGCCCTGCCTGGCCCAGCCAGCCCAGGCCCCAGGCACACTACGGAGGGTCCCTGTGCCTACCAGCCACAGCGGCTCCTTGGCCCTAGGACTTCCTCATCTGCCATCCCCCAAGCAGCGGGCCAAGTTCAAGAG AGTAGGCAAGGAGAAGTGCCGCCCAGTCCTGGCTGGAGGTGGAAGCGGCTCTGCAGGCACGCCCCTGCAGCACTCCTTCCTGACCGAGGTGACTGATGTCTATGAGATGGAGGGGGGACTCCTGAACCTGCTCAACGATTTCCACTCCGGCCGGCTGCAGGCCTTTG GGAAGGAATGCTCCTTTGAGCAGCTGGAGCATGTTCGGGAGATGCAGGAGAAGCTAGCCcggctgcacttcagcctggacgtgtgtggggaggaggaggacgatgaagaggaagaggatggGGTCACTGAGGGGCTGCCAGAGGAGCAGAAGAAGACGATGGCTGACCGTAACCTCGACCAGCTGCTTAGCAAC CTGGAAGACCTGAGTAATTCGATGTATCCTTTCCAAGGAACccgtctatgtgtgtgtgttcctgaGAG GTGA
- the CCDC28B gene encoding coiled-coil domain-containing protein 28B isoform X3, with product MDDKKKKRSPKPCLAQPAQAPGTLRRVPVPTSHSGSLALGLPHLPSPKQRAKFKRVGKEKCRPVLAGGGSGSAGTPLQHSFLTEVTDVYEMEGGLLNLLNDFHSGRLQAFGKECSFEQLEHVREMQEKLARLHFSLDVCGEEEDDEEEEDGVTEGLPEEQKKTMADRNLDQLLSNLEDLSNSMYPFQGTRLCVCVPESIEQLFLLIYTTTSPGPQSETVRARAHTPQCV from the exons ATGGATGATAAAAAGAAGAAACGGAGTCCCAAGCCCTGCCTGGCCCAGCCAGCCCAGGCCCCAGGCACACTACGGAGGGTCCCTGTGCCTACCAGCCACAGCGGCTCCTTGGCCCTAGGACTTCCTCATCTGCCATCCCCCAAGCAGCGGGCCAAGTTCAAGAG AGTAGGCAAGGAGAAGTGCCGCCCAGTCCTGGCTGGAGGTGGAAGCGGCTCTGCAGGCACGCCCCTGCAGCACTCCTTCCTGACCGAGGTGACTGATGTCTATGAGATGGAGGGGGGACTCCTGAACCTGCTCAACGATTTCCACTCCGGCCGGCTGCAGGCCTTTG GGAAGGAATGCTCCTTTGAGCAGCTGGAGCATGTTCGGGAGATGCAGGAGAAGCTAGCCcggctgcacttcagcctggacgtgtgtggggaggaggaggacgatgaagaggaagaggatggGGTCACTGAGGGGCTGCCAGAGGAGCAGAAGAAGACGATGGCTGACCGTAACCTCGACCAGCTGCTTAGCAAC CTGGAAGACCTGAGTAATTCGATGTATCCTTTCCAAGGAACccgtctatgtgtgtgtgttcctgaGAG CATTGAAcaattatttttactaatttacacTACCACGTCACCTGGTCCTCAGTCAGAAACAGTGCGAGCGCGCGCGCACACACCCCAGTGTGTCTGA
- the CCDC28B gene encoding coiled-coil domain-containing protein 28B isoform X1 has protein sequence MDDKKKKRSPKPCLAQPAQAPGTLRRVPVPTSHSGSLALGLPHLPSPKQRAKFKRVGKEKCRPVLAGGGSGSAGTPLQHSFLTEVTDVYEMEGGLLNLLNDFHSGRLQAFGKECSFEQLEHVREMQEKLARLHFSLDVCGEEEDDEEEEDGVTEGLPEEQKKTMADRNLDQLLSNLEDLSNSMYPFQGTRLCVCVPERLVSSSPALQYSHTANFPTSCSPVRFSHRLPKPSIEQLFLLIYTTTSPGPQSETVRARAHTPQCV, from the exons ATGGATGATAAAAAGAAGAAACGGAGTCCCAAGCCCTGCCTGGCCCAGCCAGCCCAGGCCCCAGGCACACTACGGAGGGTCCCTGTGCCTACCAGCCACAGCGGCTCCTTGGCCCTAGGACTTCCTCATCTGCCATCCCCCAAGCAGCGGGCCAAGTTCAAGAG AGTAGGCAAGGAGAAGTGCCGCCCAGTCCTGGCTGGAGGTGGAAGCGGCTCTGCAGGCACGCCCCTGCAGCACTCCTTCCTGACCGAGGTGACTGATGTCTATGAGATGGAGGGGGGACTCCTGAACCTGCTCAACGATTTCCACTCCGGCCGGCTGCAGGCCTTTG GGAAGGAATGCTCCTTTGAGCAGCTGGAGCATGTTCGGGAGATGCAGGAGAAGCTAGCCcggctgcacttcagcctggacgtgtgtggggaggaggaggacgatgaagaggaagaggatggGGTCACTGAGGGGCTGCCAGAGGAGCAGAAGAAGACGATGGCTGACCGTAACCTCGACCAGCTGCTTAGCAAC CTGGAAGACCTGAGTAATTCGATGTATCCTTTCCAAGGAACccgtctatgtgtgtgtgttcctgaGAGGTTAGTTTCCTCCTCCCCAGCTCTCCAGTATTCACACACAGCCAACTTCCCCACCTCTTGCAGTCCTGTCAGATTTAGCCACAGACTGCCCAAACCCAG CATTGAAcaattatttttactaatttacacTACCACGTCACCTGGTCCTCAGTCAGAAACAGTGCGAGCGCGCGCGCACACACCCCAGTGTGTCTGA
- the IQCC gene encoding LOW QUALITY PROTEIN: IQ domain-containing protein C (The sequence of the model RefSeq protein was modified relative to this genomic sequence to represent the inferred CDS: inserted 1 base in 1 codon): MEPEVLVRKVSALQVRGRARGSRDFSLREIMGSRTWTSQRDATTFSPLTARQXLETPAVPNRVQESWDPRTPCPARPHSHHTLARDRENGKSLKACVRGFLVRRQFQSLRAEYEAIVREVEGDLGTLQWTEGRIPRPRFLPEKAKSHQTWKAGDRVANPEQGLWNHFPCEESEGEATWEEMVLKKSGESSANQGNLCRDHSSWLQMEQNRKPSQEETRDTTRMENPEATDQRLPHSQHQLQELQYHRSHLAMELLWLQQAINSRKEYLLLKQTLRSPEVGPIREEPHVCLEHGEQACERDQSQPSAPLEDQSYRDGTTGEVEQEDDSCHRVKSPHRSPGSLATTQKNIAGAKCREPCYSKSGPPLSIPSNSQALGDRLTKGPVDGRQTFGGTCLLQMKILEDQTPRGLKPRDHCPRKSRTQLSALNEDSNIKISPRKLDHKEPDCRTARTQELGLSEDHILWDGTLAGPEHSVLHLWRTKPPKGQAPTDRSSRDGTSNEPSHEGQKSQRTIPWSSKSPEILSSTAAGCTGEEQWRGRPWKTGPPG; encoded by the exons ATGGAGCCGGAGGTGCTGGTTCGGAAGGTGTCTGCATTGCAGGTGCGGGGGCGGGCGCGGGGTTCACGGGATTTTTCCCTTAGGGAAATCATGGGGTCTCGTACCTGGACCTCCCAGCGAGATGCTACCACGTTCAGTCCCCTAACCGCGCGCC ACCTGGAGACACCGGCTGTCCCCAACCGCGTTCAGGAAAGCTGGGACCCACGGACTCCCTGCCCTGCGCGCCCCCACTCCCACCACACGCTCGCGCGGGATCGGGAAAACGGGAAGAGCCTTAAG GCCTGCGTCCGGGGCTTCTTGGTCCGACGCCAGTTCCAGAGCCTGCGAGCTGAGTATGAGGCGATTGTACGAGAGGTCGAGGGCGACCTGGGCACGCTTCAGTGGACCGAGGGCCGCATTCCCAGGCCGCGATTCCTCCCAGAG AAGGCAAAATCCCACCAGACCTGGAAAGCAGGAGACAGGGTAGCAAATCCAGAGCAGGGGCTGTGGAACCACTTCCCATGTGAAGAGTCTGAGGGAGAGGCCACCTGGGAGGAGATGGTGCTGAAGAAGTCAGGAGAGAGCTCAGCAAATCAAGGAAACCTCTGCAGAGATCACAGCTCCTGGCTTCAGATGGAGCAGAACAGGAAACCCAGCCAAGAGGAGACCAGAGACACGACAAGGATGGAGAATCCAG AAGCCACAGATCAAAGACTgccccacagccaacatcagcTTCAAGAGCTTCAGTACCACCGCAGCCACTTGGCCATGGAATTGCTGTGGCTGCAACAGGCCATCAATAGCCGTAAGGAG TACCTACTTCTCAAACAAACACTGAGATCCCCAGAGGTAGGCCCGATCAGAGAGGAACCCCACGTGTGCCTTGAACATGGGGAACAGGCCTGTGAGAGGGACCAGTCACAACCAAGCGCACCACTGGAGGACCAGTCCTACAGAGACGGGACCACTGGAGAGGTAGAACAGGAGGATGACTCCTGTCACAGGGTCAAATCACCCCACAGATCCCCAGGAAGTTTGGCCACTACACAAAAAAACATTGCTGGGGCTAAGTGCAGAGAACCATGCTACAGCAAGTCTGGACCACCATTGTCTATACCATCAAACAGCCAGGCCTTGGGGGACAGGCTCACCAAAGGGCCAGTCGATGGAAGACAGACCTTTGGAGGGACCTGCCTGCTGCAGATGAAAATCCTGGAAGACCAGACCCCCAGAGGCTTAAAACCTAGGGACCATTGTCCCAGGAAGTCCAGGACACAGCTGTCTGCACTCAATGAGGACTCAAATATTAAGATATCTCCCAGAAAACTAGACCACAAAGAGCCTGACTGCCGAACAGCCAGGACACAAGAGTTGGGCCTCTCAGAGGACCACATCCTCTGGGATGGTACCTTGGCGGGGCCAGAGCACAGTGTCCTCCATCTCTGGAGGACTAAACCACCCAAAGGCCAGGCCCCCACTGATAGAAGCTCCAGAGATGGAACCTCCAATGAGCCTAGTCATGAAGGACAGAAAAGCCAGAGGACTATACCATGGAGCTCAAAGTCACCTGAGATCTTGTCTTCTACAGCGGCAGGCTGTACAGGAGAGGAACAGTGGAGGGGCAGGCCGTGGAAAACAGGACCACCTGGCTAG
- the CCDC28B gene encoding coiled-coil domain-containing protein 28B isoform X4, which yields MDDKKKKRSPKPCLAQPAQAPGTLRRVPVPTSHSGSLALGLPHLPSPKQRAKFKRVGKEKCRPVLAGGGSGSAGTPLQHSFLTEVTDVYEMEGGLLNLLNDFHSGRLQAFGKECSFEQLEHVREMQEKLARLHFSLDVCGEEEDDEEEEDGVTEGLPEEQKKTMADRNLDQLLSNLEDLSNSIQKLHLAENAEPEEQSAA from the exons ATGGATGATAAAAAGAAGAAACGGAGTCCCAAGCCCTGCCTGGCCCAGCCAGCCCAGGCCCCAGGCACACTACGGAGGGTCCCTGTGCCTACCAGCCACAGCGGCTCCTTGGCCCTAGGACTTCCTCATCTGCCATCCCCCAAGCAGCGGGCCAAGTTCAAGAG AGTAGGCAAGGAGAAGTGCCGCCCAGTCCTGGCTGGAGGTGGAAGCGGCTCTGCAGGCACGCCCCTGCAGCACTCCTTCCTGACCGAGGTGACTGATGTCTATGAGATGGAGGGGGGACTCCTGAACCTGCTCAACGATTTCCACTCCGGCCGGCTGCAGGCCTTTG GGAAGGAATGCTCCTTTGAGCAGCTGGAGCATGTTCGGGAGATGCAGGAGAAGCTAGCCcggctgcacttcagcctggacgtgtgtggggaggaggaggacgatgaagaggaagaggatggGGTCACTGAGGGGCTGCCAGAGGAGCAGAAGAAGACGATGGCTGACCGTAACCTCGACCAGCTGCTTAGCAAC CTGGAAGACCTGAGTAATTCGAT CCAGAAGCTGCACCTGGCCGAGAACGCCGAGCCTGAGGAGCAGTCCGCTGCGTAG
- the CCDC28B gene encoding coiled-coil domain-containing protein 28B isoform X2, which produces MDDKKKKRSPKPCLAQPAQAPGTLRRVPVPTSHSGSLALGLPHLPSPKQRAKFKRVGKEKCRPVLAGGGSGSAGTPLQHSFLTEVTDVYEMEGGLLNLLNDFHSGRLQAFGKECSFEQLEHVREMQEKLARLHFSLDVCGEEEDDEEEEDGVTEGLPEEQKKTMADRNLDQLLSNLEDLSNSMYPFQGTRLCVCVPERLVSSSPALQYSHTANFPTSCSPVRFSHRLPKPRYGNLEFPPN; this is translated from the exons ATGGATGATAAAAAGAAGAAACGGAGTCCCAAGCCCTGCCTGGCCCAGCCAGCCCAGGCCCCAGGCACACTACGGAGGGTCCCTGTGCCTACCAGCCACAGCGGCTCCTTGGCCCTAGGACTTCCTCATCTGCCATCCCCCAAGCAGCGGGCCAAGTTCAAGAG AGTAGGCAAGGAGAAGTGCCGCCCAGTCCTGGCTGGAGGTGGAAGCGGCTCTGCAGGCACGCCCCTGCAGCACTCCTTCCTGACCGAGGTGACTGATGTCTATGAGATGGAGGGGGGACTCCTGAACCTGCTCAACGATTTCCACTCCGGCCGGCTGCAGGCCTTTG GGAAGGAATGCTCCTTTGAGCAGCTGGAGCATGTTCGGGAGATGCAGGAGAAGCTAGCCcggctgcacttcagcctggacgtgtgtggggaggaggaggacgatgaagaggaagaggatggGGTCACTGAGGGGCTGCCAGAGGAGCAGAAGAAGACGATGGCTGACCGTAACCTCGACCAGCTGCTTAGCAAC CTGGAAGACCTGAGTAATTCGATGTATCCTTTCCAAGGAACccgtctatgtgtgtgtgttcctgaGAGGTTAGTTTCCTCCTCCCCAGCTCTCCAGTATTCACACACAGCCAACTTCCCCACCTCTTGCAGTCCTGTCAGATTTAGCCACAGACTGCCCAAACCCAGGTACGGGAATTTAGAATTTCCCCCAAATTAG